From a single Pseudalkalibacillus hwajinpoensis genomic region:
- a CDS encoding CTP synthase gives MTTGKQKKYIFVTGGVVSSLGKGITAASLGRLLKNRGVSVTIQKFDPYINVDPGTMSPYQHGEVFVTDDGAETDLDLGHYERFIDINLSKYSNVTTGKVYSAVLRKERRGDYLGGTVQVIPHITNEIKERIFRAGNETNADVVITEIGGTVGDIESLPFLEAIRQIKSDIGKENVMYIHCTLLPYLRAAGEIKTKPTQHSVKELRSLGIQPNVIVVRAEQPVPQEMKDKIALFCDIDEHAVIEAQDEDTLYKVPLELQAQKLDEITCSHLKLNCQEADMDEWKELVNKVQNLSAKTKIALVGKYVALQDAYISVVESLKHAGYAFDADIDIKWVNSETVTHENAHELLSDVDGILVPGGFGDRGIEGKITAIQYARENKVPFLGICLGMQLASVEFARNVLNLEGAHSAEIKPTTKYPIIDLLPEQKDVEDLGGTLRLGLYPCKLIEGTKAYTAYNDEVVYERHRHRYEFSNQYRVQMEEAGFVFSGTSPDGRLVEVIEVQDHPWFVASQFHPEFTSRPTRPQPLFKEFIGASIANNR, from the coding sequence ATGACCACAGGTAAACAGAAGAAGTATATTTTCGTAACAGGCGGCGTTGTTTCTTCGCTAGGTAAAGGAATAACAGCAGCATCACTTGGACGTCTTTTAAAAAACCGAGGCGTGAGCGTAACGATTCAGAAGTTTGATCCATACATTAACGTCGATCCAGGGACAATGAGCCCGTATCAGCATGGAGAAGTATTTGTTACGGATGATGGTGCTGAGACTGACCTTGATCTTGGACACTATGAGCGCTTTATCGACATCAATCTGTCCAAGTACTCAAACGTAACCACAGGTAAAGTTTACTCGGCTGTTCTTCGTAAAGAGCGCCGCGGTGACTATCTTGGTGGAACAGTTCAGGTTATTCCCCACATTACAAACGAAATTAAAGAGCGTATTTTCCGAGCTGGAAACGAAACGAATGCGGACGTTGTTATTACAGAAATCGGTGGAACGGTAGGAGACATCGAAAGTCTTCCATTCCTTGAGGCGATTCGTCAGATCAAAAGCGACATTGGTAAAGAAAACGTAATGTACATTCACTGTACGCTTCTTCCTTACTTGAGAGCAGCTGGTGAAATAAAAACGAAGCCGACTCAGCACAGTGTAAAAGAGCTTCGCAGTCTTGGTATTCAGCCAAATGTAATTGTAGTGCGAGCTGAACAGCCTGTTCCTCAAGAAATGAAAGACAAGATTGCCCTGTTCTGTGACATTGATGAGCACGCCGTTATCGAAGCACAGGATGAAGACACGCTTTACAAAGTACCTCTTGAACTTCAAGCTCAAAAGCTTGATGAAATCACATGCAGCCACCTGAAGTTAAACTGTCAGGAAGCTGACATGGATGAGTGGAAAGAGCTTGTGAATAAGGTTCAGAACCTTTCAGCTAAAACTAAGATTGCTCTTGTTGGTAAGTATGTTGCTCTTCAAGATGCGTATATTTCAGTAGTTGAATCCTTAAAGCATGCAGGTTATGCATTTGATGCGGATATCGACATTAAATGGGTGAACTCTGAGACAGTAACACATGAGAACGCACATGAACTTCTTTCTGACGTTGATGGAATCCTCGTTCCTGGGGGATTTGGAGATCGCGGCATCGAAGGGAAAATCACAGCGATTCAATATGCGCGTGAAAACAAAGTTCCTTTCTTAGGAATCTGTCTTGGTATGCAGCTTGCTTCTGTTGAATTTGCGCGTAACGTATTAAACCTTGAAGGCGCTCATTCAGCTGAAATTAAGCCAACGACGAAGTATCCGATCATTGATCTTCTTCCAGAGCAAAAAGATGTGGAAGACCTTGGTGGTACCCTTCGTCTAGGATTATACCCATGTAAGCTGATTGAAGGCACAAAAGCTTACACAGCTTATAATGATGAAGTGGTGTATGAGCGTCATCGTCACCGCTATGAGTTTAGCAATCAGTATCGTGTTCAAATGGAAGAAGCAGGATTCGTCTTCTCAGGAACAAGCCCTGATGGACGTCTTGTAGAAGTGATCGAAGTGCAGGACCACCCGTGGTTTGTTGCTTCTCAATTCCACCCGGAATTTACTTCTCGCCCAACACGTCCACAGCCGCTGTTTAAAGAATTTATTGGCGCATCTATTGCTAACAATAGATAA
- a CDS encoding DUF2529 family protein — MLKIFTTQLMGKFKGIQDNHEMVIEDISRLFAQTITGGGTVYFYGEHELQGAALEAVYGTEKLPSSAILHDPSVLTDKDCVILFTRFNDDQTTADRANQYKEMGATVVGISATRKDADPLLEQSVNFYINTGLTAGLVPNDDGERIGYPSLLTSLYVYHALHLTTREILEEHDFDF; from the coding sequence ATGCTTAAAATATTTACTACTCAGTTGATGGGTAAGTTTAAAGGGATTCAAGACAATCATGAGATGGTCATTGAAGATATTTCGAGACTGTTTGCTCAAACGATAACTGGAGGTGGGACCGTTTATTTCTATGGAGAGCATGAACTTCAGGGAGCGGCTCTTGAAGCAGTTTATGGTACTGAGAAGCTACCTTCGAGTGCTATTTTACATGATCCATCGGTTTTGACTGATAAGGATTGTGTTATCTTATTCACGCGATTTAATGATGATCAGACAACAGCCGATCGAGCGAATCAGTATAAAGAAATGGGAGCTACGGTCGTTGGTATTTCCGCTACTCGTAAGGATGCTGATCCGCTTCTTGAACAAAGCGTGAACTTCTATATCAACACAGGCTTAACAGCAGGACTTGTTCCGAATGATGACGGCGAACGGATCGGGTATCCCTCTTTACTAACTTCTCTATACGTTTACCATGCCCTTCACTTAACAACGAGGGAAATATTGGAAGAACATGACTTTGATTTTTAA
- a CDS encoding response regulator produces the protein MDKKILIVDDQYGIRILLNEIFQKDGYQTYQAANGVQALSIVKSEDPDLVILDMKIPGMDGLEILKRIKKMEARALVIIMTAYGELDMIHEAMDLGAITHFAKPFDIDEIKAAVKKELAEHS, from the coding sequence ATGGACAAGAAAATTCTAATAGTAGATGATCAATACGGAATACGTATCCTTCTTAATGAAATCTTTCAAAAAGATGGCTATCAGACCTACCAGGCTGCAAATGGTGTTCAAGCCTTATCGATTGTTAAAAGTGAGGATCCTGACTTAGTTATCCTCGACATGAAGATTCCGGGCATGGACGGGCTTGAGATCCTAAAGCGCATTAAGAAGATGGAAGCCCGAGCACTCGTTATAATCATGACGGCTTATGGAGAATTGGATATGATCCATGAAGCGATGGATCTTGGCGCGATTACCCATTTTGCAAAGCCGTTTGATATTGACGAGATTAAAGCGGCTGTCAAAAAAGAACTTGCTGAACATTCTTAA
- the fsa gene encoding fructose-6-phosphate aldolase: MKIFIDSANLNDIKEAHDMGVVAGVTTNPSLVMKEKVNFHDRLREITSLVSGSVSAEVVSMTAEEMIEEGKQLAEIAPNITVKVPMNREGMKAVKAFSEAGIKTNVTLVFSANQALLAARAGASYVSPFLGRLDDIGQNGLDLISEISELFAVHGIETEIIAASIRHPMHVTEAALRGADIGTMPLKVVLQMLEHPLTDKGIDQFLSDWEEAKKEME; the protein is encoded by the coding sequence ATGAAAATTTTCATAGATTCTGCCAATCTGAATGATATTAAAGAAGCTCACGATATGGGTGTTGTTGCTGGAGTTACGACAAATCCATCGCTTGTGATGAAGGAAAAAGTAAACTTCCATGATCGTCTAAGAGAAATTACAAGCCTCGTATCTGGATCTGTCAGTGCTGAAGTCGTATCGATGACGGCTGAGGAAATGATTGAAGAAGGCAAACAGCTTGCTGAAATCGCTCCGAACATTACAGTGAAGGTGCCAATGAATCGTGAAGGGATGAAGGCAGTTAAAGCATTCTCTGAAGCGGGCATTAAAACAAACGTAACGCTTGTGTTCTCTGCGAATCAAGCATTGCTTGCCGCTCGTGCTGGTGCTTCTTACGTTTCACCATTCCTTGGACGTCTTGATGATATTGGTCAAAATGGCCTAGATCTTATCTCTGAAATCTCTGAGCTATTCGCAGTACATGGGATTGAGACTGAAATCATTGCTGCATCGATTCGTCATCCAATGCATGTAACGGAAGCTGCTCTTCGTGGCGCTGATATCGGTACAATGCCGTTAAAAGTTGTTCTACAAATGCTAGAACATCCGCTGACTGATAAAGGAATTGATCAGTTTCTCTCCGATTGGGAAGAAGCAAAAAAAGAGATGGAATAA
- the rho gene encoding transcription termination factor Rho: MAVNLSELEQMTLKELYEQARLYKVSYYSKLNKRELVFAILKAQAEQSGLLFMEGILEIISSEGFGFLRPINYSSSAEDIYISASQIRRFDLRNGDRVSGKVRPPKENERYYGLLHVAAVNGEDPDSSKERVHFPALTPLYPERRMNFENKSGSLSTRIIDMIAPVGFGQRGLIVAPPKAGKTMLLKEIANSITTNHPETELIVLLIDERPEEVTDIERSVDGDVVHSTFDETPDNHIKVAELVLERAMRLVEHKKDVVILLDSITRLARAYNLVIPPSGRTLSGGIDPAAFHRPKRFFGAARNIEEGGSLTILATALVETGSRMDDVIYEEFKGTGNMELHLDRRLAERRVFPAIDIRRSGTRKEELLLPKEQLEMLWTIRKSMDDSYEFVDNFLKRLKKTKANSEFFDLFEKEKSGSSR; the protein is encoded by the coding sequence ATGGCAGTAAATTTATCAGAATTAGAACAAATGACATTAAAAGAACTGTATGAGCAGGCAAGGCTTTATAAAGTCTCTTATTATAGCAAGTTGAACAAGAGAGAGCTTGTTTTTGCCATCTTAAAAGCTCAAGCAGAACAGAGCGGTCTTCTTTTCATGGAAGGAATACTCGAAATCATTTCATCAGAAGGATTTGGCTTTCTAAGGCCAATCAATTACTCATCAAGTGCAGAGGATATTTACATTTCTGCATCTCAGATTCGCAGGTTTGATTTACGTAACGGAGACCGCGTTTCAGGAAAAGTACGTCCACCAAAAGAGAATGAGCGCTATTATGGACTCTTACACGTTGCTGCCGTAAACGGAGAAGACCCTGATTCCTCGAAGGAACGCGTCCATTTCCCTGCGCTTACACCGCTCTATCCTGAGAGACGAATGAATTTTGAAAACAAATCGGGAAGTCTTTCAACACGTATTATTGATATGATTGCACCGGTTGGCTTTGGACAACGTGGATTAATTGTCGCTCCTCCAAAAGCTGGTAAAACAATGTTGCTAAAAGAAATTGCGAACAGTATAACAACGAATCATCCTGAAACAGAGCTCATTGTTCTTCTCATTGATGAGCGTCCTGAGGAAGTGACGGATATTGAACGTTCTGTAGATGGCGATGTTGTGCATTCAACGTTTGATGAAACGCCAGATAACCACATCAAAGTAGCTGAGCTTGTCCTTGAACGTGCAATGCGCCTTGTTGAGCATAAGAAAGACGTTGTCATTCTTCTGGATAGTATTACACGTCTCGCAAGAGCCTATAACCTTGTTATCCCGCCAAGTGGACGTACGCTTTCAGGTGGTATTGACCCGGCAGCCTTCCATCGTCCTAAACGATTCTTTGGTGCTGCTCGTAACATTGAAGAAGGCGGAAGTTTAACGATTCTTGCTACGGCGCTAGTCGAAACAGGTTCACGTATGGATGATGTTATTTATGAAGAATTTAAAGGAACAGGCAACATGGAGCTCCATCTTGATCGCCGTCTTGCTGAACGTCGCGTCTTTCCAGCAATTGACATTCGTCGTTCTGGTACTCGTAAAGAGGAATTACTTCTTCCAAAAGAACAGCTTGAAATGCTCTGGACGATTCGTAAGAGCATGGATGATTCGTATGAATTTGTTGACAATTTCTTGAAACGACTTAAGAAAACGAAGGCAAATAGTGAGTTTTTCGATCTGTTTGAGAAGGAAAAAAGCGGTTCTTCCCGCTAA
- the glpX gene encoding class II fructose-bisphosphatase, whose product MERSLSMELVRVTEAAALASARWMGRGKKEEADDAATTAMRDVFDTVPMKGTVVIGEGEMDEAPMLYIGEKLGTGYGPRVDVAVDPLEGTNIVAAGTWNALAVLAVADHGNLLHAPDMYMDKIAVGPEAVGKIDINASVLDNLKAVAKAKGKDIEDCVAVILDRKRHEKIIEEVRFAGARIKLISDGDVAAAINTAFEDTGVDILFGSGGAPEGVLAAVALKCLGGEIQGKLLPQNDEELHRCKEMGIDDISRVLYMEDLVKGDDAIFAATGVTDGELLKGVRFKGTAGTTQSVVMRAKSGTVRFIDGKHSLKKKPDLVIRP is encoded by the coding sequence ATGGAAAGAAGTTTATCGATGGAACTGGTCAGGGTTACAGAAGCTGCCGCACTTGCTTCAGCCCGTTGGATGGGGAGAGGTAAGAAAGAAGAAGCAGACGACGCTGCGACAACAGCTATGAGAGACGTGTTTGATACAGTGCCAATGAAAGGAACAGTCGTTATTGGGGAAGGCGAAATGGACGAAGCGCCAATGCTTTATATCGGCGAGAAGCTAGGCACAGGTTATGGTCCTCGCGTAGATGTGGCTGTAGACCCTCTTGAAGGAACGAACATTGTTGCTGCCGGAACATGGAATGCCCTCGCTGTACTAGCAGTGGCTGATCACGGTAACCTGTTGCATGCTCCAGATATGTACATGGATAAAATCGCAGTTGGACCAGAAGCAGTTGGCAAAATCGATATTAACGCTTCCGTGCTCGATAACCTGAAAGCAGTTGCAAAAGCAAAAGGAAAAGACATTGAAGACTGTGTGGCGGTCATATTAGACCGTAAGCGCCACGAAAAGATTATAGAAGAAGTTCGCTTTGCAGGAGCTAGAATCAAATTGATCTCAGACGGTGACGTTGCTGCTGCTATTAACACAGCGTTCGAAGACACCGGTGTTGATATTTTATTTGGATCCGGTGGCGCCCCTGAGGGTGTCCTTGCTGCTGTAGCTTTAAAATGCCTCGGCGGTGAAATTCAAGGAAAGTTACTTCCACAGAATGATGAAGAGTTGCACAGATGTAAGGAAATGGGCATTGATGACATTTCGCGAGTGCTTTATATGGAGGATCTCGTTAAAGGCGACGATGCTATTTTTGCCGCTACGGGCGTAACAGATGGCGAATTATTAAAGGGTGTAAGATTCAAGGGAACAGCAGGAACAACACAATCTGTTGTTATGCGTGCAAAGTCAGGAACAGTTCGTTTTATTGACGGAAAGCATAGTTTGAAAAAGAAACCAGACCTCGTCATTAGACCTTAA
- a CDS encoding thymidine kinase: MHVMKHNGWIEVICGSMFSGKSEELIRRVKRATYAKQKVQVFKPKIDNRYSEESVVSHNGMSVIAVPVDHSIAILDRVSEDTDMVAIDEVQFFDNGIVEVAQQLADEGVRVIVAGLDQDFRGQAFGQVPELLTIAESVTKLQAICVVCGSPASRTQRLIDGKPAHFEDPIILVGASESYEPRCRHCHKVPGKPTARDKQQEGISNEVR, encoded by the coding sequence ATGCATGTGATGAAACACAACGGCTGGATTGAGGTTATTTGCGGGAGTATGTTCTCCGGGAAGTCAGAAGAGTTAATCCGACGAGTGAAAAGAGCGACTTACGCAAAACAAAAAGTCCAGGTGTTCAAACCCAAAATTGATAACAGATACAGTGAAGAATCTGTTGTGTCTCATAACGGAATGTCAGTCATTGCTGTTCCGGTTGATCATTCAATAGCGATCCTTGACCGCGTCTCAGAAGATACGGATATGGTGGCGATTGATGAGGTTCAGTTTTTTGATAATGGAATTGTAGAGGTTGCCCAGCAGCTTGCTGATGAAGGTGTACGTGTGATCGTGGCTGGCCTTGACCAGGATTTCCGTGGGCAGGCATTTGGACAGGTCCCCGAGCTTCTAACGATTGCGGAATCTGTAACGAAGCTACAGGCGATCTGTGTTGTATGTGGGTCTCCAGCAAGCAGGACACAGCGTTTGATTGATGGCAAACCTGCTCACTTCGAAGATCCCATTATCCTTGTAGGGGCATCAGAATCATATGAACCACGCTGCCGTCATTGCCATAAAGTACCTGGTAAACCAACTGCAAGAGATAAACAGCAAGAAGGAATATCTAATGAAGTCCGATGA
- a CDS encoding UDP-N-acetylglucosamine 1-carboxyvinyltransferase, producing MEKLMIAGGHRLSGTVQVSGAKNSAVALIPAAILADSTVTIDHLPNISDVGILRDLLEEIGGQAELNGNTLTVNPQDMIAMPLPNGKVKRLRASYYLMGAMLGRFKKAVIGLPGGCNLGPRPIDQHIKGFEALGAKVTNEQGAIYLRADELKGARIYLDVVSVGATINIMLAAVRAKGRTVIENAAKEPEIIDVATLLSSMGAKIKGAGTDVIRIDGVDELSGCYHSIIPDRIEAGTYMIMAAAMGDEVVIDNVISQHLESLIAKLREMGVKVETNEDQVYIRSPREGWTGVDLKTLVYPGFPTDLQQPFTSLLTNADGSSIVTDTIYGARFKHIDELRRMGANVKVEGRSAIINGAVKLQGAKVRASDLRAGAALVVAGLMAEGITEVSGLEHIDRGYERLVEKLSNLGARVWREKLDQEELKEVESS from the coding sequence ATGGAAAAGTTAATGATCGCTGGAGGTCACCGCCTGAGTGGAACCGTTCAAGTGAGTGGTGCCAAGAATAGCGCGGTTGCATTAATCCCGGCGGCTATTTTAGCAGACTCCACCGTCACGATTGATCATTTACCGAACATTTCTGATGTGGGAATTCTCCGGGATCTTCTTGAAGAAATCGGAGGCCAGGCTGAACTGAACGGAAATACATTAACTGTGAATCCACAGGACATGATTGCGATGCCACTACCGAATGGAAAAGTGAAAAGGCTTCGTGCCTCTTATTACTTAATGGGGGCGATGCTCGGTCGTTTTAAGAAAGCAGTTATCGGCCTACCGGGCGGATGTAATCTTGGCCCACGCCCGATTGACCAGCATATTAAAGGCTTTGAGGCGCTCGGTGCAAAAGTAACCAATGAGCAGGGTGCCATTTATCTCCGTGCTGATGAGTTAAAAGGTGCGCGCATATACCTTGACGTTGTGAGTGTTGGGGCAACTATAAACATTATGCTTGCAGCAGTACGTGCAAAAGGGCGGACAGTTATTGAAAATGCAGCAAAAGAGCCCGAGATTATTGACGTTGCTACGCTCCTTTCAAGCATGGGTGCGAAAATAAAAGGAGCTGGAACAGACGTTATTCGAATTGATGGTGTGGACGAGCTCAGCGGCTGCTATCATTCGATCATTCCCGACCGGATCGAGGCGGGTACATATATGATCATGGCAGCTGCGATGGGTGACGAAGTTGTGATTGATAATGTCATATCCCAGCACCTTGAATCACTTATAGCAAAGCTTCGTGAAATGGGTGTGAAAGTGGAGACAAATGAAGATCAAGTGTACATTCGCTCACCGCGTGAAGGATGGACAGGCGTAGATTTAAAAACTCTTGTATACCCGGGCTTCCCGACCGATTTACAACAGCCTTTTACTTCGCTCCTAACCAATGCAGATGGCAGTAGCATCGTAACAGATACGATCTATGGTGCAAGATTTAAGCATATTGACGAGCTTCGTAGAATGGGTGCAAATGTGAAGGTGGAAGGCCGTTCTGCCATTATTAATGGGGCAGTAAAACTCCAGGGTGCCAAAGTTCGTGCCTCAGATCTACGGGCAGGAGCAGCACTAGTTGTTGCTGGACTGATGGCTGAAGGGATTACAGAAGTATCTGGACTTGAGCACATTGATCGCGGCTATGAGCGACTTGTCGAAAAACTAAGCAATCTCGGTGCGAGAGTTTGGCGTGAGAAGTTGGATCAGGAAGAGTTGAAAGAAGTAGAAAGTTCTTAA
- a CDS encoding CoA-disulfide reductase, whose protein sequence is MKIVIIGGDAAGMSAAMQIIRNDEEAEVVTLEKGNIYSYGQCGLPYVISGKIESSDKLIARSVETFRDKYGIDARVYHEVTSVDAEKKIVTGKNLQTGKAFSENYDKLLIATGVSPVKPDWDGIELEGIHTLKTIPDAEKVISDLDESVKNVAVIGGGYIGLEMAETFRELGKNVRIIELGAHLASIFDEDMAELIHEEAERNEVSVHTNEGVQSFKGDTRVKKIVTDKGEYDADLVLVSVGVKPNTDFLKECALHTRQNGAIQVNRYMQTSKEDIYAAGDCATHFHRVKERDDFVPLGTTANKQGRIAGLNIIGQPNTFKGIVGTSVIKFFGLTLGRTGLSTKEAEELNLPFKSCATDATDIAGYYPEARELRVKIIFRDDNERILGGQFIGKYGVDKRVDVLATALYHQMTLHDIEDLDLAYAPPYNSVWDPLQQAARRAQH, encoded by the coding sequence ATGAAAATTGTGATTATTGGCGGTGACGCTGCAGGAATGAGCGCAGCAATGCAAATTATTCGGAATGATGAGGAAGCAGAGGTCGTCACACTTGAAAAAGGAAATATTTACTCTTATGGTCAGTGTGGGCTTCCGTACGTGATTAGCGGAAAGATCGAATCCTCCGATAAGTTAATTGCAAGATCAGTTGAAACGTTCCGTGATAAATATGGAATTGATGCGAGGGTCTATCACGAGGTCACTAGCGTTGATGCTGAGAAGAAAATCGTAACCGGGAAGAATCTTCAAACAGGTAAAGCCTTTTCGGAAAACTACGATAAGCTTTTAATTGCGACAGGCGTCAGTCCAGTTAAACCGGACTGGGATGGAATTGAGCTTGAGGGAATACATACATTAAAAACCATACCCGATGCTGAAAAAGTCATTTCAGATCTCGATGAATCAGTCAAAAACGTAGCTGTCATTGGTGGCGGTTATATCGGTCTTGAAATGGCTGAAACGTTCAGAGAGCTCGGTAAAAATGTACGGATTATTGAACTAGGGGCACATCTTGCAAGTATTTTCGATGAGGATATGGCTGAATTAATCCATGAGGAGGCAGAGCGGAACGAGGTTTCAGTGCATACCAACGAAGGTGTTCAATCCTTTAAAGGAGACACCCGCGTGAAAAAAATTGTAACGGACAAAGGCGAATATGACGCCGATCTTGTATTAGTCTCAGTCGGTGTAAAACCAAATACTGATTTTCTAAAAGAATGTGCTCTTCATACAAGGCAAAATGGCGCGATTCAGGTTAACCGCTATATGCAAACAAGCAAAGAGGACATCTACGCAGCCGGGGACTGTGCCACGCACTTCCACCGTGTAAAGGAACGAGATGACTTCGTTCCGCTCGGTACTACGGCCAATAAGCAAGGGCGTATTGCCGGCCTGAACATCATTGGACAGCCTAATACGTTTAAAGGCATTGTCGGTACATCCGTTATCAAGTTCTTCGGTTTAACGCTTGGACGTACCGGCCTCTCAACGAAAGAAGCAGAGGAATTAAACCTGCCGTTCAAGAGCTGTGCAACAGATGCAACGGACATTGCAGGATACTATCCGGAGGCAAGGGAACTTCGTGTAAAGATTATTTTCCGTGATGATAACGAACGCATTCTCGGTGGTCAATTCATCGGAAAATATGGCGTCGATAAACGGGTTGACGTGCTCGCAACAGCGCTTTACCATCAGATGACGCTTCATGACATTGAAGATCTTGATCTTGCCTATGCTCCACCTTATAACAGCGTATGGGATCCATTGCAACAGGCCGCGCGACGCGCCCAGCATTAA
- the rpmE gene encoding 50S ribosomal protein L31, whose product MKQAIHPGYETITVKCACGNEFETGSTKQDGVSVEVCSECHPFYTGRQKFNDAGGRVDKFRRKYNLKG is encoded by the coding sequence ATGAAACAAGCAATTCATCCTGGTTATGAAACAATCACTGTTAAGTGTGCTTGCGGTAACGAATTCGAAACTGGTTCTACAAAACAGGACGGCGTCAGCGTAGAGGTCTGCTCTGAGTGTCACCCGTTCTATACTGGACGTCAGAAGTTTAATGACGCTGGTGGACGTGTAGATAAGTTTAGAAGAAAATACAACCTTAAAGGTTAA
- the fba gene encoding class II fructose-1,6-bisphosphate aldolase: MPLVSMKEMLDKGKAEGYAVGQFNLNNLEFTQAILQAAQEEKSPVILGVSEGAARYMGGFKTVVKLVEALMEEYKVTVPVAIHLDHGSSFEKCMQAINAGFTSVMIDGSHFPLDENIALTSKVVEAAHAVGVSVEAELGRIGGQEDDLIVDDAEAAYAIPEECERLINETGVDCFAPALGSVHGPYKGEPNLGFDRMETISKMTGVPLVLHGGTGIPTNDVKKAITFGHAKINVNTESQLSSARAVRSVLEEKPDLYDPRKYMGPARDAIKETVIGKMREFGSSNKA; encoded by the coding sequence ATGCCTTTAGTTTCTATGAAAGAAATGCTCGACAAAGGTAAAGCAGAAGGCTACGCAGTTGGCCAATTTAACCTTAACAACCTTGAGTTCACTCAAGCGATCCTGCAAGCTGCACAAGAAGAGAAGTCACCAGTTATTCTTGGTGTTTCTGAAGGTGCTGCTCGTTACATGGGCGGATTCAAAACAGTTGTGAAATTGGTTGAAGCTCTTATGGAAGAGTACAAGGTTACAGTTCCAGTTGCGATTCACCTTGACCATGGTTCTAGCTTCGAGAAGTGTATGCAAGCGATCAACGCTGGCTTTACTTCTGTTATGATTGATGGTTCTCACTTCCCTCTAGACGAAAACATCGCTCTTACTTCTAAAGTTGTTGAAGCTGCACATGCAGTTGGTGTTTCTGTTGAAGCTGAGCTTGGACGCATTGGCGGACAAGAAGATGACTTAATCGTTGACGATGCTGAAGCTGCTTACGCAATTCCAGAAGAATGCGAGCGCCTAATTAACGAAACTGGTGTAGATTGCTTCGCACCTGCACTTGGTTCTGTACACGGCCCTTACAAAGGTGAACCTAACCTTGGCTTCGACCGTATGGAAACAATCAGTAAAATGACTGGTGTTCCTCTCGTACTTCACGGTGGTACTGGTATTCCAACAAACGACGTGAAAAAAGCAATCACTTTTGGACATGCTAAAATCAACGTGAACACTGAGAGTCAACTTTCTTCTGCTAGAGCAGTTCGTTCTGTTCTTGAAGAGAAACCAGACCTTTACGATCCACGTAAATATATGGGACCAGCACGCGACGCGATTAAAGAAACAGTTATCGGTAAAATGCGTGAGTTCGGTTCTTCAAACAAAGCATAA